The proteins below come from a single Candidatus Cloacimonas sp. genomic window:
- a CDS encoding HD domain-containing protein encodes MNDKLTAIFNEIRAEHESSLGKYAFYDSNSWRTKKEEPDIMRSQFAVDRDRILYSGAYRRYHGKTQVISFTNMIDEEMTNRNLHIAYVSQISRTIGKYLKLNTELIEAIALGHDLGHCPFGHDGENALSRCCEQNDIGQFHHNIESLHIVDHISRKGKGLNLTFQVRDGIISHDGEVHNTRLIPDAKKSETDIQNYIAAKKSGKNLDSMPSTLEGCVVRITDTIAYIGQDIEDAIRFNILRREELPIEQAAYLGNTNSQIIDTLIKSVITNSYDENFVAFDTETSKHLLALKKFNYKRIYTDENVKKSNSIIYRTMPILFDIYLNDIRENNRESKIFKHFLDHKRPEYLEHFSPPEQVRDFIATMTDRYYNEEIKAYLLPWKG; translated from the coding sequence ATGAATGATAAATTGACCGCTATTTTCAATGAGATAAGAGCAGAGCACGAAAGCAGTTTAGGCAAATATGCATTTTACGATTCCAACTCTTGGCGAACCAAAAAAGAGGAACCGGATATTATGCGTTCTCAATTTGCGGTTGATAGAGATAGAATTTTATATAGTGGAGCGTATCGTCGTTATCATGGCAAGACCCAAGTTATTTCTTTCACCAATATGATTGATGAGGAGATGACCAATCGCAATTTACATATTGCCTATGTTTCTCAGATATCCCGCACCATAGGAAAATACTTAAAGCTAAATACCGAGCTTATTGAGGCAATCGCTTTAGGGCACGATCTTGGGCATTGCCCTTTTGGTCATGATGGTGAAAATGCTTTATCTCGTTGTTGCGAACAAAATGACATCGGTCAGTTTCATCATAACATTGAAAGCTTACACATAGTGGATCACATTTCCCGCAAAGGAAAAGGATTGAATCTTACTTTTCAAGTGAGGGATGGTATTATTTCTCACGATGGAGAGGTTCATAATACTCGTTTGATTCCCGATGCAAAAAAATCAGAAACAGATATCCAAAATTATATCGCAGCCAAAAAATCCGGTAAAAATTTAGATTCTATGCCCTCCACTTTAGAGGGCTGCGTAGTTCGCATTACGGATACCATTGCCTATATCGGACAGGATATTGAGGATGCCATTCGTTTTAATATATTGCGTCGAGAGGAGCTTCCAATTGAGCAAGCAGCTTATTTGGGAAACACTAATAGTCAGATAATCGATACTCTTATAAAAAGCGTGATTACAAACAGTTATGATGAAAATTTTGTCGCTTTCGATACTGAAACCAGTAAACACCTCTTAGCGCTGAAAAAATTCAATTACAAAAGAATATACACCGATGAAAATGTGAAAAAATCCAATTCCATAATTTACCGAACTATGCCAATTCTCTTTGACATTTACTTAAATGACATCAGAGAGAACAATCGGGAATCCAAGATTTTCAAACATTTTCTTGATCACAAACGCCCCGAATATTTGGAGCATTTTTCGCCTCCTGAACAAGTGCGCGATTTTATCGCCACTATGACAGACCGTTATTACAATGAAGAAATTAAAGCATATTTGCTACCTTGGAAAGGATAG